In Chromobacterium rhizoryzae, one genomic interval encodes:
- the recN gene encoding DNA repair protein RecN, with product MLLSLTVKDFVIVDSISLDFQAGFTVLTGETGAGKSILLDALSLLLGDRAEGAQVREGAERAEITAEFDTRGRPEIDAWLDENGLNGDDDVLLLRRLLDKSGRSRSFVNGQAATLSQLKQLGEFLVDIHGQHAHQSLMKADAQRQLLDAYAGSVALARDVNKAWQDWQTARRARADAERLSRESEVERERLNWQINELSELKLQPDEWSALNQSHSRLANAAELAQSAQLAVDTLSEMDNSCLTMLSQVQTRLSKLANLDPRLADTLSLLDSVDAELREVVYSLRDYASDIDENPGQLAEVEGRLEALMSTARKYRAQPQDLQEKLDDWQQQLQALEASADIEALALAEASTLARYRAQAEALSGKRRQAASELSARIGAEMQHLAMSGARFAIELAALSEPGAHGLESIEYLVAANAGTSLRPLAKVASGGELSRISLAMQVVISQVASVPTLIFDEVDVGIGGRVAEVIGHMLRQLGQRYQVLCITHLPQVASCGSHHWQVSKSEHKGRVKSRIEPLNSEQRVLEIARMLGGVELTQTTREHAAEMLASNAPAL from the coding sequence ATGCTCCTATCGCTGACCGTTAAAGACTTCGTCATCGTCGACAGCATCTCGCTGGACTTCCAAGCCGGCTTCACCGTGCTCACCGGCGAAACCGGCGCCGGCAAATCCATTCTGCTGGACGCCCTGAGCCTGCTGCTGGGCGACCGCGCCGAAGGCGCGCAAGTGCGCGAAGGCGCGGAGCGCGCCGAGATCACCGCCGAATTCGACACCCGCGGCCGCCCTGAAATCGACGCCTGGCTGGACGAAAACGGCCTCAACGGCGACGACGACGTGCTCCTGCTGCGCCGGCTGCTGGACAAATCCGGCCGCTCGCGCAGCTTCGTCAACGGCCAGGCCGCCACCCTCAGCCAGCTCAAGCAGCTGGGCGAATTCCTGGTCGACATCCACGGCCAGCACGCCCACCAATCGCTGATGAAGGCGGACGCCCAGCGCCAGCTGCTGGACGCCTACGCCGGCTCCGTCGCGCTGGCCCGCGACGTGAACAAGGCCTGGCAAGACTGGCAGACCGCCCGCCGCGCCCGCGCCGACGCCGAACGGCTGTCGCGCGAATCCGAAGTCGAGCGCGAACGGCTGAACTGGCAGATCAACGAACTGAGCGAGCTCAAGCTGCAGCCGGACGAATGGAGCGCGCTGAACCAGAGCCACTCCCGGCTGGCCAACGCCGCCGAACTGGCGCAAAGCGCCCAGCTGGCGGTGGACACACTGTCCGAGATGGACAATAGCTGCCTGACCATGCTGTCCCAGGTGCAAACCCGGCTCAGCAAGCTGGCCAATCTGGACCCGCGGCTGGCGGACACCCTGTCGCTGCTCGACTCCGTGGACGCTGAGTTGCGCGAAGTGGTCTACAGCCTGCGCGACTACGCCAGCGACATCGACGAAAACCCCGGCCAGCTGGCCGAAGTGGAAGGCCGGCTGGAAGCGCTGATGAGCACCGCGCGCAAATACCGGGCGCAGCCGCAAGACCTGCAGGAAAAACTGGACGACTGGCAGCAACAGCTGCAAGCGCTGGAAGCCTCCGCCGACATCGAAGCGCTGGCGCTGGCCGAAGCCTCCACGCTGGCGCGCTACCGCGCGCAGGCCGAGGCCCTGTCCGGCAAGCGCCGCCAGGCCGCCAGCGAGCTGTCCGCCCGCATCGGCGCGGAAATGCAGCACCTGGCGATGAGCGGCGCGCGCTTCGCCATCGAACTGGCCGCCCTGTCCGAACCCGGCGCCCACGGCCTGGAGTCCATCGAATACCTGGTGGCCGCCAACGCCGGCACCAGCCTGCGCCCGCTGGCCAAAGTGGCCTCCGGCGGCGAACTGTCCCGCATCAGCCTGGCCATGCAAGTGGTGATCAGCCAAGTGGCCAGCGTGCCCACGCTGATCTTCGACGAAGTGGACGTCGGCATCGGCGGCCGCGTCGCCGAAGTCATCGGCCACATGCTGCGCCAGCTGGGCCAGCGCTACCAAGTGCTGTGCATCACCCACCTGCCCCAAGTGGCCTCCTGCGGCAGCCATCACTGGCAAGTCAGCAAGAGCGAGCACAAGGGCCGGGTCAAGAGCCGCATCGAGCCGCTGAACAGCGAACAACGGGTGCTGGAAATCGCCCGCATGCTGGGCGGCGTGGAGCTGACCCAGACCACGCGCGAGCACGCGGCGGAAATGCTGGCGTCAAATGCGCCGGCCCTCTAG
- a CDS encoding NAD kinase, producing MERLFKHVCLVARHSKPAIVESLRQLADHLSASGATVLIDKDSATQQEAGPHALIDRNDMGKLADIVIVLGGDGTMLSIARLLAPYRVPLIGINQGRLGFMTDIPLHEMLDSVDAILRGDFVPEDRILLQAAVIREDAEVANALAFNDVVFSRGAMGSMIEFEVFIDNQFVYSQRSDGLIVSTPTGSTAYSLASGGPILHPTLQAIALVPICPQSLSNRPIAVNDSCEVEFMLTRGLDARVHFDGQSHCDLMEMDRVLIRRYRNPLRILHPVGYNYYDMLRHKLHWGERLL from the coding sequence ATGGAACGACTGTTCAAACACGTCTGCCTGGTGGCGCGGCACAGCAAGCCCGCCATCGTTGAATCCCTGCGCCAGCTGGCCGACCACCTGTCCGCCTCCGGCGCCACCGTGCTGATCGACAAGGACAGCGCCACCCAGCAGGAAGCCGGCCCGCACGCGCTGATAGACCGCAACGACATGGGCAAGCTGGCCGACATCGTCATTGTGCTGGGCGGCGACGGCACCATGCTGTCCATCGCCCGGCTGCTGGCCCCCTACCGCGTGCCGCTGATCGGCATCAACCAGGGCCGGCTGGGCTTCATGACCGACATCCCGCTGCACGAGATGCTGGACTCCGTGGACGCCATCCTGCGCGGCGATTTCGTGCCGGAAGACCGCATCCTGCTGCAGGCCGCGGTGATACGCGAAGACGCCGAAGTGGCCAACGCGCTGGCCTTCAACGACGTGGTGTTCAGCCGCGGCGCCATGGGCTCGATGATAGAGTTCGAAGTCTTCATCGATAACCAGTTCGTCTACAGCCAGCGTTCGGACGGCCTGATCGTCTCCACCCCCACCGGCTCCACCGCCTACTCGCTGGCCTCCGGCGGCCCCATCCTGCACCCCACGCTGCAGGCCATCGCCCTGGTGCCCATCTGCCCGCAATCGCTGAGCAACCGCCCGATCGCGGTCAACGACTCCTGCGAAGTGGAATTCATGCTCACCCGCGGCCTGGACGCGCGCGTGCACTTCGACGGCCAATCCCATTGCGACCTGATGGAAATGGACCGCGTGCTGATCCGCCGCTACCGCAACCCGCTGCGCATCCTGCACCCGGTGGGTTACAACTACTACGACATGCTGCGCCACAAGCTCCACTGGGGCGAGCGCCTGCTCTGA
- a CDS encoding response regulator transcription factor, which yields MQNTTPTVYIVDDDPAVLDSLAMLIAAQGMRTVTFPNAMEFLAHYGGNDIACLVLDIRMPQITGLALQEQLIDKNVTLPIVFITGHGDIEQCRRAFQTGAIDFLTKPIDQARLIESLRKGIRLSILQHRKEEETQEVMGLLARISGREREVLELVADGMSSKEIARVLDLSPRTIEVHRANLFNKLGVDSLADLVRFYLKALEATGKKPNDDSFLNDTPTPY from the coding sequence ATGCAAAACACCACGCCAACCGTCTACATCGTCGACGACGACCCAGCCGTGCTGGACTCGCTGGCCATGCTGATCGCCGCGCAAGGCATGCGCACCGTCACCTTTCCCAACGCGATGGAGTTTCTCGCCCACTACGGCGGCAACGACATCGCCTGCCTGGTGCTGGACATCCGCATGCCGCAAATCACCGGCCTGGCGCTGCAAGAACAGCTGATCGACAAAAACGTGACCCTGCCCATCGTCTTCATCACCGGCCACGGCGACATCGAACAATGCCGCCGCGCCTTCCAGACCGGCGCCATCGACTTTCTGACCAAGCCCATAGACCAGGCGCGGCTGATAGAAAGCCTGCGCAAAGGCATACGGCTGAGCATTCTGCAACACCGCAAGGAAGAGGAAACCCAGGAAGTGATGGGCCTGCTCGCCCGCATCAGCGGCCGCGAGCGCGAAGTGCTGGAACTGGTGGCGGACGGCATGTCCAGCAAGGAAATCGCCCGGGTGCTGGACCTGTCCCCGCGCACCATAGAAGTACATAGGGCCAACCTGTTCAACAAACTCGGTGTAGACTCTCTGGCGGACCTGGTGCGCTTCTACCTGAAAGCGCTGGAAGCCACCGGCAAGAAACCCAACGACGACAGTTTTTTGAACGATACGCCCACCCCTTACTGA
- a CDS encoding ATP-binding protein has protein sequence MADKHSIITAFRTALTRHLDLLRTASPRGRLACAVLWLLTFALLLGQSVALDLNQQHQEHQQVHGLILSSLQTRLQESEMLQQSVVDIVDQENSLREQRIRLLVESLAREQPQLYFIGYQPLVSHAYRREFERMRSQLQGQPYRIRDYQHQQDNAWDQQQAWRLAAKRPRYLPLSMAEPGLASDDWREMGLDLLADSVLAPTVHRAMGQGEAVSPVLRLNNGKQGLAFFSAVYNTEAPSPVPLVRSEQTAGMVVQVLSLDRLVSLTPNMATRYSVALQRKDSAPSGYDPLIYRHQQQDRPGWLAQWLLPALEIRKSLDTPYLPYELTVRRQLSFDRTAPLELLLSALFSMVPAYLLLIILALLAQNRQAQEQAQDRLHREREYAMVALSGISDAVISIDIDLSIRYLNPAAETLLGLKALDAAQRKLHQVVRLNYEFARQVEEDPVHKAIQRRETVLLAQNCYLIRSDGEKLLIEGSVSPLPGRDGRLMGAVLTFRDTAPIRRRMLAALEASETRLRQHEMELARVARINTMGEMASGIAHEINQPLSAIMSYCQAGLSLLEDEEPDMAMLRRALDSSVTQASRAGQIIQRLREFVIKKTQQFNPIDLNQVVGNALNLLEYELKTHDIHIEQNICHDLPLVYADNIQLEQVVLNLMRNALDAMETVAPWGRLSIATSLNGRWIRLSIGDNGAGIAPELLDRIFAPFFSTKASGMGLGLAICQTAIEAFGGKLSARNKSTGGAEFIIELPQRDAPPSTG, from the coding sequence CTCACCCGTCACCTGGACCTGTTGCGCACCGCCTCCCCGCGCGGACGCCTGGCCTGCGCCGTGTTGTGGCTGCTCACCTTCGCCCTCTTGCTGGGCCAATCGGTGGCGCTGGACCTCAACCAGCAGCATCAGGAGCACCAGCAGGTGCACGGCCTGATTCTCTCCAGCCTGCAAACCCGGCTGCAGGAAAGCGAGATGCTGCAACAAAGCGTGGTCGACATCGTCGATCAGGAAAACAGCCTGCGCGAACAACGCATCCGCCTCTTGGTGGAATCGCTGGCGCGCGAACAGCCGCAGCTCTACTTCATCGGCTACCAGCCGCTGGTCAGCCACGCCTACCGCCGCGAATTCGAGCGCATGCGCAGCCAGCTGCAAGGCCAGCCCTACCGCATCCGCGACTACCAGCACCAGCAGGACAACGCCTGGGACCAGCAGCAAGCCTGGCGGCTGGCGGCCAAACGGCCGCGCTACCTGCCGCTGAGCATGGCCGAACCCGGCCTCGCCTCGGACGACTGGCGCGAAATGGGGCTGGACCTGCTGGCCGACAGCGTGCTGGCGCCCACTGTCCACCGCGCGATGGGCCAGGGCGAAGCGGTGTCCCCGGTGCTGCGCCTCAACAACGGCAAACAGGGCCTGGCCTTCTTCTCCGCCGTCTACAACACCGAAGCGCCGTCCCCGGTGCCGCTGGTGCGCAGCGAACAGACCGCCGGCATGGTGGTGCAGGTGCTGTCCCTGGACAGACTGGTCAGCCTGACCCCCAATATGGCGACGCGCTACAGCGTGGCGCTGCAACGCAAAGACAGCGCGCCCAGCGGCTACGACCCGCTGATCTACCGCCACCAACAGCAGGACCGGCCCGGCTGGCTGGCGCAATGGCTGCTGCCGGCGCTGGAAATCCGCAAAAGCCTGGACACCCCCTATCTGCCCTACGAGCTGACGGTGCGCCGCCAGCTCAGCTTCGACCGCACCGCGCCGCTGGAGCTCTTGCTCAGCGCCCTCTTCTCCATGGTGCCGGCCTACTTGCTGCTGATCATCCTGGCGCTGCTGGCGCAAAACCGCCAGGCGCAGGAACAGGCGCAAGACCGGCTGCACCGCGAGCGCGAATACGCGATGGTGGCGCTCAGCGGCATCAGCGACGCGGTGATCAGCATCGACATCGACCTGAGCATCCGCTACCTCAACCCGGCGGCGGAAACCCTGCTCGGCCTGAAGGCGCTCGACGCCGCGCAACGCAAGCTGCACCAAGTGGTGAGGCTCAACTACGAATTTGCGCGCCAGGTGGAGGAAGACCCGGTGCACAAGGCCATCCAGCGCCGCGAAACCGTGCTGCTGGCGCAAAACTGCTACCTGATACGCAGCGACGGCGAAAAACTGCTGATCGAAGGCTCGGTGTCCCCGCTGCCCGGCCGCGACGGCCGGCTGATGGGCGCGGTGCTGACCTTCCGCGACACCGCCCCCATCCGCCGCCGCATGCTGGCGGCGCTGGAAGCCAGCGAAACCCGGCTGCGCCAGCACGAAATGGAGCTGGCCCGCGTCGCCCGCATCAACACCATGGGCGAGATGGCCTCCGGCATCGCCCACGAGATCAACCAGCCGCTGTCCGCCATCATGAGTTACTGCCAGGCCGGGCTCAGCCTGCTGGAAGACGAAGAACCGGACATGGCCATGCTGCGCCGCGCGCTGGACTCCTCCGTCACCCAGGCCAGCCGCGCCGGCCAGATCATCCAGCGCCTGCGCGAGTTCGTGATCAAGAAAACCCAGCAATTCAACCCCATAGACCTGAACCAGGTGGTGGGCAATGCGCTCAACCTGCTGGAATACGAACTGAAAACCCACGATATTCATATTGAGCAGAATATTTGCCACGACCTGCCATTGGTCTACGCTGACAACATACAACTGGAACAAGTGGTGCTGAACCTGATGCGCAACGCGCTGGACGCCATGGAAACCGTCGCCCCCTGGGGGCGGCTCAGCATCGCCACCAGCCTGAACGGCCGCTGGATCCGGCTGAGCATAGGCGACAACGGCGCCGGCATCGCGCCGGAATTGCTGGACCGCATCTTCGCGCCCTTCTTCAGCACCAAGGCCAGCGGCATGGGATTGGGCCTGGCCATCTGCCAGACCGCCATAGAAGCGTTCGGCGGCAAGCTGAGCGCGCGCAATAAATCAACCGGCGGCGCGGAATTCATCATTGAACTGCCGCAACGGGACGCGCCGCCGTCAACGGGGTAA